The Erythrobacter aurantius genome includes a window with the following:
- a CDS encoding response regulator, whose translation MSLGQQIAANLPFLRRYARALTGSQSTGDAFVRATLEAALADPALKASLEGGRIPLYRAFNAVWSSANVNIEPVSSQAGEHEAGAQNRLGAITPLNRQALLLTTLEDFSPAQAGQIMGLETAQVESLVAEAVSEIDREQSTSVLIIEDEPLISMQLEDLVTSVGHEICGTAATHTQALEVVAAKRPGLVLADIQLADGSSGLDAVDDILAIDSVPVIFITAYPERLLTGDRPEPTYLVTKPFQEQTVRAAISQALFFGSSKPL comes from the coding sequence ATGTCACTGGGTCAGCAAATCGCGGCGAATCTTCCTTTCCTGCGGCGTTACGCGCGCGCTCTTACCGGGTCGCAAAGCACCGGTGATGCGTTTGTCCGCGCCACGCTTGAAGCGGCGCTGGCCGATCCCGCTCTGAAGGCATCCCTCGAGGGTGGCCGCATCCCGCTTTACCGGGCGTTCAACGCGGTATGGTCGAGCGCGAACGTCAATATCGAGCCGGTGTCGTCGCAGGCTGGCGAACACGAAGCCGGAGCGCAGAACCGGTTGGGAGCGATCACCCCGCTCAACCGTCAGGCTCTTTTACTGACCACACTCGAAGACTTCTCTCCAGCTCAAGCGGGGCAGATCATGGGGCTGGAAACCGCTCAGGTCGAATCGCTCGTCGCCGAGGCGGTCAGCGAAATTGATCGCGAACAGTCGACTTCGGTGCTGATCATCGAAGACGAACCGCTGATTTCCATGCAACTGGAAGACCTCGTTACTTCCGTCGGCCATGAAATCTGCGGCACCGCCGCAACGCACACTCAGGCGCTCGAAGTGGTCGCAGCCAAGCGTCCCGGCCTTGTGCTTGCCGACATCCAGCTTGCCGACGGATCATCAGGTCTGGACGCGGTGGATGATATTCTCGCGATCGACAGTGTGCCGGTGATCTTCATAACCGCCTATCCAGAACGCCTGCTCACCGGGGACCGGCCCGAGCCGACTTATCTGGTGACGAAGCCGTTTCAGGAACAGACGGTGCGCGCCGCGATCAGCCAAGCGCTTTTCTTCGGATCGAGCAAACCGCTCTAG
- a CDS encoding GNAT family N-acetyltransferase encodes MSGWSLRLARPEDAEHFPAIEKAAARLFETIPELAYLANGDVIPMERHSRLIRKGHCLTALHDDQCVGFIATEPFRRELHIWEMSVDPAFQKRGIGAGLLRASIIDARNSGFRALTLTTFRDVSWNAPFYARIGFEEVTALDAHPRLAAELALEADNGLPADRRCAMICFLD; translated from the coding sequence GTGAGCGGATGGTCGCTCCGCCTTGCGCGGCCCGAGGATGCCGAGCATTTCCCGGCTATCGAAAAGGCGGCAGCGCGCCTTTTTGAGACTATTCCCGAACTCGCTTATCTTGCGAACGGTGATGTCATCCCGATGGAACGCCATTCGAGGCTGATCCGCAAAGGCCATTGCCTGACCGCACTTCATGACGACCAGTGCGTAGGCTTCATTGCGACGGAGCCATTCAGGCGGGAACTGCATATCTGGGAAATGTCGGTCGATCCCGCCTTTCAGAAGCGCGGGATCGGCGCGGGCCTGCTGCGGGCCAGCATCATAGATGCGCGCAATTCTGGATTCCGGGCGCTGACGCTCACGACATTTCGCGACGTGTCGTGGAACGCACCTTTCTATGCGCGGATCGGTTTCGAAGAAGTCACGGCGCTTGATGCGCACCCCCGCCTCGCTGCCGAACTGGCGCTGGAGGCGGACAACGGCCTGCCGGCGGATCGCCGCTGCGCGATGATCTGTTTCCTCGATTGA
- a CDS encoding response regulator: protein MMAIGAHFRSKRPRRVIVVEDDAVLGLTIEQTLLDHGFAEVSICPSASCTLGKLRAGNFDAMVLDVHLADSDDGWEIAELVKALGDAQTRIVFQTGSPGDIPEHIRQLGPVLAKPYDPAELVAALTEKPRAGLLALLKRA, encoded by the coding sequence ATGATGGCCATTGGCGCACACTTCCGTTCAAAGCGCCCCCGGCGCGTCATCGTTGTCGAAGACGATGCCGTGCTGGGGCTGACAATCGAGCAAACGCTGCTCGATCACGGGTTTGCCGAGGTTTCCATCTGTCCTTCCGCATCGTGCACCCTTGGAAAGCTTCGCGCAGGCAATTTCGATGCGATGGTTCTCGACGTGCATCTTGCCGACAGTGATGACGGCTGGGAAATCGCCGAACTGGTCAAGGCGTTGGGAGATGCGCAAACGAGGATAGTCTTTCAGACCGGATCGCCGGGCGATATTCCCGAACACATCCGGCAATTGGGCCCGGTATTGGCAAAGCCTTACGATCCGGCAGAACTTGTTGCCGCGCTGACGGAAAAGCCACGTGCAGGTCTGCTCGCCTTGTTGAAACGGGCATAA
- the lptG gene encoding LPS export ABC transporter permease LptG: MQLDFFPSRSLTFYLAKMFVVRIIAVLVMLVLVLLALDLLGSTGKILEPQGNGQAEILKYASLRVPQLISRFLPYSVLLATLITLVTLNQNSEVVAMKAAGLSAHQVLSPLLLTAAVISVISFGFNERIVTRANATLKAWEAVEYGAIPADSGVRANINLTDGRNILSASSLTGSGEGIVLTNVTWDARGPGGIVTEQIRATRATYAAPGWKLENPRRFDVGATEVETLDTVIVGEGLTPDQIDLQSVDVDGQSFWELGATITALESVGRRTSEMRAKWWHRISGPLSALLMPLLGSVAAFGLARSGQLFVRAIIGMALGFAYFVVDNAALAMGSFGGYPPFLAAWAPFFLFLLVGETVLIRTEE, from the coding sequence GTGCAGCTCGACTTTTTTCCTTCCCGCTCGCTGACATTCTATCTCGCGAAGATGTTCGTGGTGCGGATCATCGCGGTCCTCGTGATGCTGGTTCTGGTGCTTCTCGCGCTCGACCTGCTCGGTTCGACGGGCAAGATCCTCGAACCGCAGGGCAATGGACAGGCTGAGATCCTGAAATACGCCAGCCTGCGTGTCCCGCAGTTGATATCGCGGTTCCTGCCGTATTCGGTGCTGCTCGCAACGCTAATCACGCTAGTGACGCTGAACCAGAATAGCGAAGTGGTGGCGATGAAGGCAGCAGGGCTGTCCGCCCATCAGGTGCTGTCACCGCTGCTGCTGACGGCGGCAGTCATTTCCGTCATCAGTTTTGGCTTTAACGAAAGGATCGTGACCCGCGCGAACGCGACGCTGAAGGCGTGGGAGGCAGTGGAATATGGGGCGATTCCAGCAGATTCGGGGGTGCGCGCCAACATCAACCTGACGGACGGTCGCAACATCCTGTCAGCGTCATCGCTTACCGGCTCTGGCGAAGGAATCGTGCTGACGAATGTCACTTGGGACGCTCGCGGGCCGGGCGGCATCGTGACGGAGCAAATCCGGGCAACCCGCGCCACCTATGCCGCGCCGGGTTGGAAGCTGGAGAACCCGCGCCGCTTCGATGTCGGAGCCACCGAGGTTGAGACGCTCGACACCGTGATTGTCGGCGAAGGGCTGACACCAGACCAGATCGATTTGCAATCAGTCGACGTTGACGGACAAAGCTTCTGGGAACTGGGCGCAACGATAACTGCGCTGGAGTCGGTGGGGCGGAGAACCTCGGAGATGCGGGCCAAGTGGTGGCACCGGATTTCAGGCCCCCTGTCGGCCTTGCTCATGCCATTGCTGGGTTCGGTTGCCGCCTTCGGCCTTGCGCGATCGGGGCAATTGTTCGTGCGTGCGATCATCGGGATGGCACTGGGGTTCGCCTATTTCGTGGTGGACAATGCCGCCCTGGCGATGGGCAGCTTTGGCGGATATCCGCCCTTCCTCGCGGCATGGGCACCTTTCTTCCTGTTTTTGCTGGTCGGTGAGACGGTTCTGATCAGGACCGAAGAGTGA
- a CDS encoding phasin family protein encodes MADAKTSSEKTVAKIDAAAEKAYEEAAVKKTTASPAKVAKAVEADAPKPAAKAKAVKKAVAAPAKKPAAAEKKAPAKKVAAKKTPAAKKPAPKKAPVAAKKAAPKATAPTPNNSPVTKLKDTIMATAQKTDFTAQAKEMAADVQERVKGAYAKAGEFASEAGEFNKANLDAVVESGKIFFAGAQQLVRENVETGKTVVETVTEDVKKVASVKSPTELMQLQGEIARRNFDAVVSFGSQRTEAWVKLYNDAFAPISNRVSVAAEKISKAA; translated from the coding sequence ATGGCTGACGCCAAGACATCATCGGAAAAGACCGTGGCAAAAATCGATGCCGCGGCCGAGAAAGCTTACGAAGAGGCAGCTGTGAAGAAAACCACGGCAAGCCCGGCCAAGGTCGCCAAAGCGGTCGAGGCAGACGCGCCCAAGCCGGCAGCCAAGGCCAAAGCTGTGAAGAAGGCGGTTGCCGCTCCGGCAAAGAAGCCTGCCGCAGCCGAAAAGAAGGCACCGGCCAAGAAGGTCGCCGCCAAGAAGACCCCCGCTGCAAAGAAGCCGGCCCCCAAGAAGGCTCCGGTGGCAGCAAAGAAGGCAGCGCCCAAGGCAACTGCACCGACCCCGAACAACAGCCCCGTTACCAAACTCAAGGACACCATCATGGCAACTGCTCAAAAGACCGATTTCACTGCCCAGGCCAAGGAAATGGCTGCTGACGTGCAAGAGCGCGTGAAGGGCGCCTACGCCAAGGCTGGCGAATTCGCTTCGGAAGCTGGCGAATTCAACAAGGCCAACCTCGACGCAGTCGTAGAAAGCGGCAAGATCTTCTTCGCCGGCGCGCAGCAGCTCGTCCGTGAGAACGTCGAAACCGGCAAGACCGTCGTCGAGACCGTCACCGAAGACGTCAAGAAGGTCGCTTCGGTCAAGTCGCCGACTGAACTCATGCAGCTGCAGGGCGAAATCGCTCGTCGCAACTTCGACGCCGTCGTTTCGTTCGGCTCGCAGCGCACCGAAGCTTGGGTGAAGCTCTACAACGATGCTTTCGCCCCGATTTCGAACCGCGTCAGCGTCGCTGCCGAGAAGATCTCGAAGGCCGCCTAA
- a CDS encoding DUF427 domain-containing protein, protein MSLFGAHPQPDPVKPGQESVWDYPRPAICEPTERHIRVIHQGVDLADTRKAWRTLETSHPPTYYIPQSDVAMEYLVANPRRTLCEWKGQARYFDIVVGDQVIVAGAWSYPSPTPSFAPIRDHLAFYPDPLDQCLVDGEQITPQPGGFYGGWISQYEAGPFKGGPGSRFW, encoded by the coding sequence TTGAGCCTGTTCGGCGCCCATCCGCAGCCCGATCCGGTCAAACCCGGACAGGAAAGCGTCTGGGACTATCCACGCCCCGCGATCTGCGAACCGACCGAAAGGCACATCCGGGTCATACACCAGGGGGTGGATCTGGCAGACACCCGAAAGGCCTGGCGCACACTCGAAACGAGCCACCCGCCGACTTATTACATACCGCAATCCGACGTCGCGATGGAGTATCTGGTCGCCAATCCGCGCCGCACACTGTGCGAATGGAAGGGGCAGGCACGATATTTCGATATTGTTGTCGGTGATCAGGTGATTGTTGCAGGTGCGTGGAGTTACCCGTCACCCACGCCTTCCTTTGCCCCGATCCGCGATCATCTGGCTTTCTATCCCGATCCGCTCGATCAATGCCTTGTCGATGGCGAACAGATCACTCCCCAGCCCGGCGGGTTCTATGGTGGCTGGATCAGCCAATACGAAGCCGGGCCTTTCAAGGGTGGGCCGGGCAGTCGGTTCTGGTAA
- a CDS encoding CHASE domain-containing protein gives MAASLGEKIISASGRPTIDHAGPEAVAEAGALARAWQARSLLVRYPRAIPAAIFLAIAAITALSVYAIETNAKQSSRADVRDYAQSIASALERRGNNFSSYLRAGAALFASIDEVSPQTFSQFVAELRLDQNYRGAEGIGWIEVIEPGSSNAYLARVRASQPEFPDIRPQVTQAGEVIAPVTYFSPDTSRNRRALGFDMYSEPVRAAAMEEARRTVMPTASGRIVLSQEGAGEAPGFVIFMPVYRSVPQSPTQDRALAGYIFSSFNAGQFLDEAIERSPPTELGVRLYDTETANRHLLVSRSTGAAGTDRFELPVNIANRDLVLVIDSADVRGLAPLSMVTLIFGISLASLLMLILRLLARQAREDEERIAFFEEQNSIRNSLSQELNHRVKNTLANVLSIMSLTRRRASGLDDFADSLEGRVRALSATHDLLTGTDWGTTPIRSVIEAELSHIVSGDAAELVLEGPAVELAPNDALSFGLAIHELATNAAKFGALSVAGGMVSIRWSLESDCLAKVEWSESGGPLVQAARQRGFGTDLIEKIVAHELKHKVELDFRPEGVRCVICVPVRRRSEFQMRKVPAKGHGF, from the coding sequence ATGGCAGCAAGCTTGGGAGAGAAGATCATCAGCGCATCGGGCAGGCCTACTATTGATCATGCAGGCCCTGAAGCAGTTGCCGAGGCCGGTGCGCTTGCGCGTGCGTGGCAGGCGAGATCCCTGCTGGTGCGCTATCCTAGAGCCATTCCCGCCGCGATTTTCCTCGCCATTGCTGCGATCACCGCCTTGAGTGTTTATGCGATCGAAACGAACGCCAAGCAAAGCAGCCGGGCCGATGTGCGCGATTACGCCCAGTCGATCGCTTCCGCCTTGGAACGGCGCGGCAACAATTTCTCCTCCTACCTTCGCGCGGGCGCCGCTCTTTTCGCCAGCATCGATGAAGTAAGCCCTCAGACTTTCAGCCAGTTCGTCGCCGAACTGCGGCTGGATCAGAATTACCGCGGTGCAGAGGGTATCGGCTGGATCGAAGTGATCGAGCCGGGGAGCAGCAACGCCTACCTCGCGCGCGTGAGGGCATCGCAACCCGAATTCCCGGATATTCGCCCGCAAGTAACACAAGCTGGAGAGGTCATCGCCCCCGTCACCTATTTTTCGCCTGACACTTCCCGCAATCGCCGGGCGCTCGGGTTTGACATGTATTCCGAGCCGGTGCGCGCTGCTGCAATGGAAGAAGCGAGGCGGACCGTGATGCCGACGGCGTCTGGTCGCATCGTGCTATCGCAGGAAGGCGCTGGCGAGGCTCCCGGATTTGTGATCTTCATGCCTGTCTACCGTTCTGTGCCTCAATCGCCGACGCAGGATCGAGCCTTGGCAGGATACATTTTCAGCTCGTTCAATGCAGGGCAGTTCCTTGACGAAGCGATCGAGCGTTCGCCGCCGACCGAACTGGGTGTGCGGCTTTACGATACCGAGACCGCCAACAGGCACTTGCTGGTATCGCGGTCGACAGGGGCAGCAGGCACCGACAGGTTCGAGCTGCCAGTGAACATCGCCAACCGCGATCTTGTGTTGGTGATCGACTCTGCAGACGTACGCGGTCTGGCGCCGCTTTCGATGGTTACGCTGATATTCGGGATTTCGCTGGCGAGCCTGCTGATGCTGATCCTGCGCCTGCTGGCCCGTCAGGCTCGCGAGGACGAGGAGCGGATTGCCTTTTTCGAAGAGCAGAATTCGATCCGAAATTCGCTGTCGCAGGAGCTCAATCACCGGGTCAAGAACACGCTTGCCAATGTGCTTTCGATCATGTCGCTCACGCGCCGCAGAGCCAGCGGGCTCGATGATTTCGCCGACAGTCTGGAAGGACGCGTCCGCGCGCTTTCGGCGACACACGACCTCCTGACCGGGACAGATTGGGGTACGACGCCGATCCGTTCGGTAATCGAGGCAGAACTGTCGCACATCGTTTCGGGCGATGCGGCGGAACTGGTGCTGGAAGGCCCCGCAGTGGAACTGGCACCCAATGATGCGCTGTCATTCGGTCTCGCGATCCATGAACTGGCCACGAATGCTGCAAAGTTCGGCGCGCTCAGCGTGGCAGGCGGGATGGTCAGCATCCGCTGGTCGCTTGAGAGTGATTGCCTTGCCAAGGTGGAGTGGAGCGAGAGTGGAGGGCCGCTTGTGCAGGCAGCGCGCCAGAGGGGCTTCGGCACCGATCTGATCGAGAAGATCGTCGCCCACGAACTGAAGCACAAGGTCGAACTGGATTTCAGACCCGAAGGCGTTCGTTGCGTGATCTGCGTACCGGTGCGCAGGCGAAGCGAGTTCCAGATGCGCAAGGTGCCCGCAAAGGGGCATGGGTTCTAG
- a CDS encoding NepR family anti-sigma factor: protein MAANGKSDDDGDRQGKPKNAAQSPAWADGLKQLYDTVVDEPIPNSFKDLLAQLDASDGECGASGSGGEA, encoded by the coding sequence ATGGCAGCCAATGGCAAATCCGATGATGACGGCGACCGGCAAGGCAAGCCGAAGAACGCTGCGCAATCGCCTGCGTGGGCAGACGGGCTGAAACAGCTTTACGACACGGTCGTCGACGAACCGATCCCAAATTCGTTCAAGGATCTCCTCGCTCAACTTGACGCATCCGATGGCGAATGCGGCGCGTCGGGAAGCGGGGGTGAGGCCTGA
- a CDS encoding LptF/LptG family permease: MFNFIPSIDRYIFRLVIVPMLGVFALAASLLLLDKMLRLFDFVAIEGGPIGVVFKMLGALIPEYASLAIPLGLLLGVLLAFRKLATTSELDTMRAVGLSYWRLLRVPYAITLVLVAVNVALVFYVQPLSRYYYEQMEYELRSGALGASIKVGEFTTLADRMALRIEQSEDEGRRLIGIYARVSNDREQTLTISAQEGAFLATSDDPDTIILGLTEGTIIQDTGSETPRVLSFSRHDLPIDLPKIEEFRARGDASREYILPELLSIGWADKSSTKSERDASQATFNYRLVEVVMMLLMPLLAVALAIPPKRSTSALGVFVSIILVVAYHKVNQYGEDVATLGRIDPIVALWGPFFLFAALILWMYYRTAHVPGGQALGALETLFAKLSKQVSKLFARRKPPSLLADHSADQAAEKDSRLAPAE; the protein is encoded by the coding sequence GTGTTCAACTTCATTCCCAGCATTGACCGTTATATCTTCCGCTTGGTGATCGTGCCAATGCTGGGCGTGTTCGCGCTCGCGGCATCGCTGCTCCTGCTCGACAAGATGCTGCGCCTGTTCGATTTTGTGGCGATCGAGGGCGGTCCGATCGGGGTCGTCTTCAAGATGCTGGGCGCTCTGATCCCCGAATACGCCAGCCTAGCGATCCCGCTTGGCCTGCTGCTCGGGGTGCTGCTCGCCTTTCGCAAGCTCGCGACCACCAGCGAACTCGACACCATGCGCGCAGTCGGGCTGTCATACTGGCGGCTGCTCAGGGTTCCCTATGCGATCACGCTTGTGCTGGTCGCGGTCAACGTCGCCCTGGTCTTCTACGTCCAGCCGCTGAGCCGTTATTACTACGAACAGATGGAATACGAGCTTCGATCGGGCGCGCTTGGTGCGTCGATCAAGGTTGGCGAATTCACCACGCTGGCGGACCGCATGGCCCTGCGCATCGAACAGAGCGAGGATGAAGGGCGGCGGCTGATCGGGATTTATGCCCGCGTGTCGAATGATCGCGAACAGACACTCACCATCAGCGCGCAGGAAGGCGCGTTCCTCGCAACTTCTGACGATCCCGACACGATCATCCTGGGCCTGACCGAAGGCACGATCATTCAGGATACCGGCAGCGAGACGCCGCGCGTGCTGTCATTCAGCCGGCATGACTTGCCGATCGACCTTCCCAAGATCGAGGAGTTTCGCGCTCGCGGGGACGCCAGCCGGGAATATATCCTCCCGGAATTGCTCAGCATCGGCTGGGCTGACAAAAGCTCGACCAAGTCGGAGCGCGATGCCAGTCAGGCGACTTTCAACTATCGCCTGGTCGAAGTTGTCATGATGCTGCTTATGCCACTGCTCGCGGTGGCGCTGGCGATACCGCCGAAACGATCCACCAGCGCGCTGGGGGTGTTCGTCTCGATCATCCTCGTGGTCGCCTATCACAAGGTCAATCAATACGGAGAAGACGTCGCCACGTTAGGCCGGATCGATCCGATCGTGGCGCTTTGGGGGCCTTTCTTCCTCTTCGCCGCTCTTATTCTATGGATGTATTACCGGACGGCACACGTCCCCGGTGGCCAGGCGCTTGGTGCGCTGGAAACGCTGTTTGCCAAGCTCTCCAAACAAGTGAGCAAGCTGTTCGCGCGTCGCAAGCCACCATCGCTTCTGGCCGATCATTCCGCTGATCAGGCAGCCGAAAAAGACTCTCGGCTGGCTCCTGCCGAATAG
- a CDS encoding N-acetyltransferase translates to MADAQISIEAITDKNGRERFVDLGRAFAAQLEHSVPQLRSEQLELVDPAKNPFFGHARAQLFIAHRDGKPVGRISAHIDELALQMPPEQGFGPGVGMFGYFDAQDDTAASQLLETAENWLRDQGMNRVVGPISMSIWEEPGLLVKGHDHSPVIMMGHHPAHYAGWIEAAGYTRAKTLYTYDLDITKGFPPLVQRIVQSGERNKRINVRPVRKKDWDEEAAKILAILNDAWSDNWGFVPLTPAEVAYTGVKLKPIIHEDLNMIAEVDGRPVAFMLTFPDINHVLKKTGGKLFPFGWFHLLRWLRKPSGSDMRVPLMGVLKEFQNSRMASQLAFMMISYIRDNAAARYDSTRGEIGWILEDNQGMVAIADTIESTINREYAVYEKSIG, encoded by the coding sequence TTGGCAGACGCACAGATAAGCATTGAGGCCATCACCGACAAGAACGGGCGCGAACGGTTTGTCGATCTGGGGCGAGCCTTCGCGGCTCAGCTGGAGCATTCGGTGCCGCAATTGCGCAGCGAGCAATTGGAGCTTGTCGATCCGGCAAAGAACCCGTTCTTCGGCCATGCACGCGCGCAATTGTTCATCGCCCATCGTGACGGAAAGCCTGTCGGCCGTATCTCAGCGCATATTGATGAACTTGCCTTGCAGATGCCGCCTGAGCAGGGGTTTGGCCCCGGCGTAGGAATGTTCGGCTATTTCGACGCGCAGGATGATACTGCTGCCAGCCAATTGCTCGAGACTGCCGAGAACTGGCTGCGCGATCAGGGGATGAACCGCGTCGTCGGCCCGATCTCGATGTCGATCTGGGAGGAGCCGGGTCTGCTGGTGAAGGGGCATGACCATTCGCCGGTCATCATGATGGGCCATCACCCTGCACACTATGCGGGCTGGATCGAGGCGGCGGGATATACGCGCGCCAAGACGCTCTACACCTACGATCTCGACATTACGAAGGGCTTCCCGCCGCTGGTGCAGCGGATCGTGCAATCGGGCGAACGCAACAAGCGGATCAATGTTCGGCCCGTCAGAAAGAAGGACTGGGACGAGGAAGCAGCAAAGATCCTCGCCATTCTCAACGATGCTTGGTCGGACAATTGGGGCTTTGTGCCGCTGACCCCGGCAGAGGTGGCTTATACCGGGGTGAAGCTAAAACCGATCATCCACGAGGACCTGAACATGATTGCCGAGGTGGATGGCCGCCCGGTTGCCTTCATGCTGACCTTCCCGGATATCAACCACGTCCTGAAGAAGACGGGCGGAAAGCTCTTCCCGTTCGGCTGGTTCCATCTGCTCCGCTGGCTCAGGAAACCTTCGGGTTCGGACATGCGCGTACCGTTGATGGGTGTGCTCAAGGAATTCCAGAACTCGCGCATGGCGAGCCAGCTGGCTTTCATGATGATCAGCTACATCCGCGACAATGCGGCTGCCCGGTATGATTCAACTCGCGGGGAGATCGGCTGGATCCTCGAAGACAATCAGGGAATGGTGGCGATTGCCGACACCATCGAAAGCACGATCAACCGGGAATACGCAGTCTACGAAAAGTCGATTGGCTGA
- a CDS encoding fatty acid desaturase family protein, with protein MTMHQPLSTSPSATKPRATRADFQTADDKDMLRAARDLTKDLGEARGAIYWPDMLISAALGYGGIAAAILTENLAIAIAAGLVASLALYRALMFIHELTHIHRDALPGFRAGWNLLVGIPMLTPSFMYEGVHVIHHKRTQYGTVEDPEYLPLALMKPWSLPVFVIIALLAPIALLIRFGVLVPLGAIIPPLRKFTWERFSALSINPDFRRKPPTGDFARMVFWQEAGASVWAIALIASTFALGWRPLLIALAIVSFTALLNQLRTLVAHLWENEGEPMTVTAQFLDSVNVPPPGIAAEIWAPVGLRYHALHHLMPSMPYHDLPEAHRRLAKELGDGSTYEGANHPGMLTLVARIARSTMVPR; from the coding sequence ATGACCATGCACCAGCCACTTTCCACTTCCCCATCCGCCACGAAGCCGCGCGCGACCCGCGCTGATTTCCAGACTGCGGACGACAAGGACATGCTGCGCGCTGCCCGTGATCTGACCAAGGATCTGGGTGAAGCGCGCGGTGCGATCTACTGGCCGGACATGCTGATATCGGCTGCGTTGGGCTATGGCGGTATTGCTGCCGCGATCCTGACTGAAAATCTGGCGATTGCTATCGCCGCCGGTCTGGTTGCATCGCTCGCGCTGTATCGCGCGCTCATGTTCATTCACGAATTGACGCACATCCACCGCGACGCGTTGCCTGGATTTCGCGCCGGCTGGAACCTGCTGGTCGGCATTCCCATGCTCACGCCTAGCTTCATGTACGAAGGTGTGCACGTGATCCATCACAAGCGCACCCAGTACGGCACGGTGGAAGATCCGGAATACCTGCCGCTGGCACTGATGAAGCCTTGGAGCCTGCCGGTATTCGTCATCATTGCATTGCTGGCCCCTATCGCATTGCTGATCCGGTTTGGTGTGCTGGTTCCGCTTGGCGCGATCATTCCGCCCCTGCGCAAGTTCACGTGGGAGCGATTTTCGGCGCTTTCGATCAACCCCGATTTCCGTCGGAAGCCTCCAACCGGCGACTTTGCCCGCATGGTGTTCTGGCAGGAAGCCGGAGCCAGCGTCTGGGCGATTGCCCTGATCGCCAGCACCTTTGCGCTCGGCTGGCGCCCCTTGCTGATCGCGCTCGCGATCGTGTCCTTCACCGCCCTGCTCAACCAGCTGCGGACACTTGTTGCGCATCTTTGGGAGAACGAGGGCGAGCCGATGACGGTGACCGCGCAATTCCTCGATAGCGTCAACGTGCCGCCGCCGGGCATCGCTGCCGAGATCTGGGCTCCGGTTGGGCTGCGCTATCACGCCTTGCATCACTTGATGCCCTCGATGCCCTATCACGACCTGCCCGAGGCGCACCGCCGGCTGGCGAAGGAACTGGGCGATGGTTCGACCTATGAAGGCGCGAACCACCCGGGCATGTTGACGCTGGTTGCCCGGATTGCCCGCAGCACCATGGTGCCCCGGTAG
- the clpS gene encoding ATP-dependent Clp protease adapter ClpS: MATPLPSRVVDIPVCGIAVVRAADDNKTPGTDGEVGIATKTRAKPKKPSQYKVLMLNDDYTPMEFVVMVLKRFFNMDLEQATRVMLHVHQKGVGVCGIFPYEVAETKVNQVMDFARQNQHPLQCTLEKA, from the coding sequence ATGGCCACGCCTTTGCCCTCCCGTGTTGTTGACATCCCCGTTTGCGGGATCGCCGTCGTTCGTGCGGCTGATGACAACAAGACGCCGGGCACCGATGGCGAAGTCGGGATCGCGACCAAGACTCGCGCAAAGCCAAAGAAGCCGAGCCAGTACAAGGTTCTGATGCTGAACGACGACTACACGCCGATGGAGTTCGTCGTCATGGTGCTCAAACGGTTCTTCAACATGGATCTCGAACAGGCGACCCGTGTTATGCTGCATGTCCACCAAAAGGGCGTCGGCGTTTGCGGCATCTTTCCGTACGAAGTGGCCGAGACCAAGGTGAACCAGGTGATGGATTTTGCGCGGCAAAACCAGCACCCGCTGCAATGCACTCTCGAAAAGGCATAA